One segment of Porticoccus hydrocarbonoclasticus MCTG13d DNA contains the following:
- a CDS encoding polysaccharide deacetylase family protein, producing MNSQSRAVLSMHDVIPETLSLVEDFLTLCRSYTIPPMTLLVVPGCDWRDVQLDRLRELAGLGHELAAHGWLHRVGTPRGLYHRLHSALLSRNVAEHLALDCEGILALMRRSHAWFAEHNLPSPSLYVPPAWALGAVARHSLTSLNFERVEVLRGVLDLRTTHLHTLPLVGFEADSGFRAASLRLWNSSQIGMARISRRTLRIGVHPQDLNLRLGDSLRELLQEHWHFISYGDAL from the coding sequence ATGAATAGCCAATCCCGAGCAGTGCTGTCGATGCATGACGTCATCCCCGAGACACTCTCGCTGGTAGAAGATTTCCTGACACTCTGCCGCAGTTACACCATCCCCCCTATGACCCTGCTGGTTGTTCCCGGATGCGACTGGCGTGACGTTCAACTCGACCGGCTACGGGAACTTGCTGGACTCGGTCATGAGCTCGCCGCACACGGCTGGCTGCACCGAGTGGGGACACCGCGCGGCCTTTACCACCGACTTCACTCGGCTCTATTGTCGCGCAACGTGGCCGAACACCTTGCGCTTGACTGTGAAGGCATCCTGGCGCTGATGCGCCGCTCACACGCCTGGTTTGCCGAACACAACCTGCCTTCACCGTCACTGTACGTACCCCCGGCCTGGGCGCTGGGCGCAGTTGCCAGGCACTCGCTGACATCGCTGAATTTCGAGCGGGTTGAGGTTCTGCGCGGTGTATTGGACCTGCGTACCACCCATCTGCATACACTGCCACTGGTGGGTTTCGAAGCCGATTCAGGGTTTCGTGCGGCGAGCCTCCGGCTATGGAACAGCAGCCAAATCGGGATGGCCCGCATCTCCCGGCGAACCCTGCGCATCGGTGTTCATCCGCAGGATCTGAATCTTCGCCTGGGTGACTCGTTGCGCGAGTTGTTGCAAGAGCACTGGCACTTTATCAGCTATGGCGACGCGCTCTGA
- a CDS encoding glycosyltransferase, whose translation MSNDIKVEAASDSEMGHRQRDASRLRVAIFSDALPARNGAGAYYDDLAVQLGPQLGELTLFQPVAKKRFLRFALPLPGDSTQKLITPNVLRICREFRALQPDLVISVTPGPFGLLGLWLARRSGVGFLTAFHTHFEGLVKLYGNTWFFRLAHWYLEQVNRILCRNSDSVLVNNPGLNATVERLGARHVDVMGTPLSRAFLDTPIVSPTENLRQVLFAGRLAPEKNLPVILDAVKALPDIRFVIAGDGPLRSGLEREAQSLPNLRLTGWLERDALRAEMDAAGLLILPSHMETFGTVALEAMARGRPALVAANAGIHDWPLLESSLFTLGEGESLAQVLHQLSELPASIWQDKAVAARGAAETLNNQTIDQWLGFVERYARKKPV comes from the coding sequence ATGAGTAACGATATCAAGGTTGAGGCTGCATCAGATTCTGAAATGGGCCACCGACAACGGGATGCGAGTCGCTTGCGGGTGGCAATTTTTTCAGACGCACTACCCGCACGCAATGGGGCCGGGGCCTATTACGATGACCTGGCCGTGCAGCTCGGACCGCAGCTCGGTGAACTGACACTGTTTCAACCGGTGGCAAAAAAACGTTTTTTACGCTTTGCCCTGCCTCTGCCCGGTGACTCTACCCAGAAACTCATCACGCCCAATGTACTGCGTATCTGCCGCGAATTCCGGGCGCTGCAGCCCGATCTGGTGATATCGGTAACGCCTGGGCCATTCGGGTTGTTGGGGCTTTGGCTTGCCAGACGCAGTGGTGTTGGATTTCTGACCGCGTTCCACACGCATTTCGAAGGGCTGGTGAAACTTTACGGCAATACCTGGTTTTTCCGCCTGGCGCACTGGTACCTGGAGCAGGTCAATCGTATTCTTTGCCGGAACAGTGACTCGGTGCTGGTCAACAATCCCGGCCTCAACGCCACGGTGGAACGCCTTGGTGCGCGGCACGTGGATGTGATGGGGACTCCGTTATCGCGAGCATTTCTCGATACCCCGATTGTGTCTCCCACAGAGAATCTGCGGCAGGTACTGTTCGCCGGACGTCTGGCGCCCGAGAAAAACCTGCCCGTTATCCTCGATGCTGTGAAAGCACTGCCGGACATCCGCTTTGTCATAGCTGGCGACGGTCCGCTGCGTAGTGGACTCGAGCGTGAGGCACAATCGCTGCCCAATCTGCGGTTGACCGGCTGGCTGGAACGTGACGCCCTGCGCGCGGAAATGGACGCCGCCGGGTTGCTGATATTGCCCTCCCATATGGAGACTTTTGGTACGGTCGCACTGGAAGCCATGGCGCGCGGACGTCCTGCACTGGTGGCCGCCAACGCCGGCATTCACGATTGGCCATTGCTGGAGAGTTCGCTGTTTACCCTCGGTGAAGGCGAGTCGCTGGCGCAAGTGTTGCACCAGCTGAGCGAACTTCCGGCAAGTATCTGGCAGGACAAAGCTGTCGCTGCACGCGGGGCCGCCGAAACCCTGAATAACCAGACCATTGATCAGTGGCTGGGTTTTGTAGAACGGTATGCACGCAAAAAACCGGTATGA
- a CDS encoding lytic murein transglycosylase — protein MNTFAVRRHFVVILALGALAITAPSSANTEFSTCLMSLQAQARSAGINESILRDVVPGLQQQERVISLDRKQPEFLQTFSEYLDLRVTPERVERGRALLEQHRPFLLDLQEQYGVPPQYLVSFWGLETNYGSYLGRMPTLDSLATLACDQRRSDFFSGEFIAALQLMQRESLEPADMQGSWAGAVGHTQFMPSSYLHYAVDGDGDGQIDLWRSEHDALASGANYLKSLGWQSGLRWGREVQLPDNFPFQLAGQRDQRHPLQVWADYGVKQSNGGKLPIASADAALLVPAGHRGPAFLVYDNFEIIMRWNRSELYAIAVGHLADRIAGAGALRDGSSAQEPLRKTDIELAQKTLNALGYDVGPVDGVLGSATRSALRDFQLANNMVADGYPNSSTLEAIATHDRR, from the coding sequence GTGAATACATTCGCAGTACGTCGCCACTTCGTCGTTATCCTCGCCTTAGGGGCACTCGCCATCACAGCACCATCGTCGGCAAATACTGAGTTTTCCACTTGCCTCATGTCGCTTCAGGCACAGGCCCGCAGCGCGGGCATCAACGAAAGCATTCTGAGGGATGTCGTCCCCGGCCTGCAGCAACAGGAGCGGGTCATCAGTCTTGACCGGAAGCAACCCGAGTTCCTGCAGACCTTTTCCGAGTACCTTGATCTGCGGGTCACTCCGGAGCGTGTCGAACGCGGGCGGGCACTACTGGAGCAGCATCGGCCGTTTCTTCTGGATTTGCAGGAACAGTATGGCGTACCTCCACAATACCTCGTGTCCTTCTGGGGTCTTGAAACCAATTACGGCAGCTACCTCGGTCGCATGCCAACACTCGACTCACTGGCGACCCTGGCCTGTGATCAGCGGCGCAGTGATTTCTTCTCAGGTGAGTTCATCGCAGCCCTACAACTGATGCAGCGCGAATCCCTCGAACCTGCGGATATGCAGGGGTCCTGGGCAGGTGCTGTGGGGCATACCCAATTCATGCCCTCTTCATACTTGCACTATGCCGTAGACGGTGACGGCGATGGCCAGATCGACCTTTGGCGCAGTGAACACGATGCCCTGGCATCCGGGGCCAACTACCTGAAATCCCTGGGCTGGCAGTCTGGTCTTCGCTGGGGTCGAGAGGTGCAGTTGCCCGACAACTTCCCGTTTCAGCTTGCCGGTCAGCGCGACCAACGCCACCCGCTACAGGTATGGGCCGACTATGGGGTAAAACAGAGTAATGGTGGAAAACTGCCCATCGCCAGTGCGGATGCCGCGTTACTGGTTCCAGCAGGACACCGCGGTCCCGCCTTTCTGGTCTACGATAATTTCGAGATCATCATGCGCTGGAATCGGTCCGAGCTCTACGCCATTGCCGTTGGTCACCTGGCCGATCGCATCGCCGGTGCTGGTGCACTGCGCGATGGCTCCAGCGCCCAGGAGCCCCTGCGAAAAACTGATATTGAACTCGCCCAGAAGACACTTAACGCGCTCGGTTATGATGTGGGTCCCGTCGACGGTGTGCTGGGCTCCGCAACCCGCAGTGCGCTGCGCGACTTCCAGCTCGCCAATAATATGGTTGCGGACGGCTATCCCAACTCATCAACGCTGGAGGCTATCGCCACCCATGACAGGCGCTAA
- a CDS encoding cation:proton antiporter, whose product MHAATLMLIILSAGLVSQWIAWRIHLPAIVVLIAAGLVLGPVSGIIELGLSQTELTELIGMGVAIILFEGGMDLKLGEIRRVGHGVGRLTILGPPLAWIFGALAAHFVAGLSWPVAWVLGAILVVTGPTVILPLLRQARLNGESASLLKWEGIVNDPMGVLLAVLTFQYFTLAGSDWSQVLTGLGAAIAAAALFGGVGGWLIGWFYRRGGVPPHLKPPLLMLLVLAAYWASNLVQHEAGLLTVTVMGLVIGNMKLVEREPLRHFKENLTIVLVSVLFIVIPSQLRIDQLELLNWRVVAFVLAILLLVRPLSIFLATLSAPMRGKDKLLLAWIAPRGIVAAATAGIFSPALIAAGYQDAELLLPIVFLIIIVTVLAHGLTLGPLARKLFLAAKEENGLLIVGASPWTQALAKALKDLEVDVVVTDGSYQRLKPIRMDGIKVYYGEILSEHAEHELDDEHLSFLLCATDNHYYNALVCKAQGAQFGHHRTFQLRPHEESVQEQKRLTLQQRGYFAFEPPTDFYTLQQRLNDGWTIQSTRLSEDFNLDQLKSRLGESGVDWLLLGSLSPQGKLRICSSEQPFKFSTDWTLIYFCPGDASDCSN is encoded by the coding sequence ATGCACGCCGCCACCCTTATGCTGATTATTTTGAGCGCCGGACTTGTCAGCCAATGGATTGCCTGGCGAATCCATCTGCCGGCAATCGTTGTGTTGATTGCAGCCGGCCTTGTTCTGGGGCCTGTGAGCGGCATCATCGAACTGGGTTTATCTCAAACCGAACTGACGGAGCTCATTGGTATGGGGGTCGCCATTATCCTGTTCGAAGGCGGTATGGATTTAAAGCTTGGCGAAATCCGACGTGTTGGACACGGCGTTGGCCGCCTGACAATTCTTGGCCCGCCGCTGGCTTGGATTTTCGGTGCACTGGCCGCGCATTTTGTTGCCGGACTGAGCTGGCCGGTCGCCTGGGTACTGGGCGCTATTCTGGTGGTCACAGGTCCGACCGTAATCCTGCCTTTGCTACGTCAGGCCCGCCTCAACGGGGAGTCGGCTTCACTGTTGAAATGGGAGGGAATCGTCAATGACCCAATGGGGGTATTGCTGGCGGTACTCACTTTTCAATACTTCACCCTCGCTGGGAGCGATTGGTCTCAGGTGCTCACAGGACTCGGCGCGGCAATCGCCGCAGCAGCGCTGTTTGGCGGTGTGGGGGGATGGCTGATAGGCTGGTTCTACCGTCGCGGAGGGGTCCCCCCTCACCTCAAGCCACCGCTACTGATGTTGCTGGTGCTGGCGGCTTATTGGGCCAGCAATCTGGTCCAGCATGAGGCGGGGTTGCTGACCGTGACGGTGATGGGTCTGGTCATCGGTAATATGAAACTGGTCGAGCGTGAGCCACTGCGTCACTTCAAGGAAAATCTTACCATTGTGCTGGTATCGGTGCTGTTTATCGTCATCCCATCCCAGCTCAGAATCGATCAGTTGGAGCTGCTGAACTGGCGAGTGGTGGCCTTCGTGCTGGCTATCCTGTTGCTGGTGCGGCCGCTGTCTATCTTTCTGGCAACGCTGAGTGCACCCATGCGCGGCAAGGACAAACTGCTGCTGGCGTGGATTGCGCCGAGAGGTATCGTCGCCGCAGCCACTGCGGGCATCTTTAGCCCGGCACTGATTGCTGCCGGCTATCAGGACGCTGAACTGCTTCTACCGATCGTTTTTCTAATCATTATCGTGACCGTATTGGCACACGGTCTCACGCTGGGGCCGCTGGCGCGAAAATTGTTTCTGGCGGCAAAGGAAGAAAACGGTCTGCTGATCGTAGGAGCCTCTCCCTGGACTCAGGCCCTAGCAAAGGCCCTCAAGGATCTCGAGGTGGACGTGGTTGTCACCGATGGATCTTATCAACGCCTTAAACCAATCCGCATGGATGGCATCAAGGTCTACTATGGAGAGATTCTCTCCGAACATGCCGAGCATGAGTTAGATGATGAACATTTGAGTTTTCTGCTGTGCGCTACCGACAATCATTACTACAACGCGCTGGTCTGCAAGGCACAGGGCGCCCAGTTCGGACACCACCGTACTTTTCAGCTGCGCCCTCACGAAGAGTCAGTCCAGGAACAGAAACGTCTGACCCTGCAGCAGCGCGGCTATTTCGCCTTTGAGCCACCAACAGATTTTTATACCCTCCAACAACGCCTGAACGATGGTTGGACAATACAATCAACACGCCTGAGCGAGGATTTCAATCTCGACCAGTTGAAAAGCCGGCTGGGTGAATCCGGCGTTGACTGGTTATTGCTCGGCAGTCTGTCTCCACAGGGTAAATTACGGATTTGTTCGAGCGAACAGCCCTTTAAGTTCTCCACTGATTGGACCTTAATCTATTTTTGCCCAGGGGATGCCAGCGATTGCTCAAACTAG
- a CDS encoding cytochrome c/FTR1 family iron permease: MNDSFTQVRQLAQLAEYIAVDYVEAVRDGQVINGDEYQEMLEFSQLIVTKVSAIQNEQTRGAELATQANALQDAIQKKQDTETIRQMSSSLRGTLLALMPQSALPDRLLPKTSIKQLFENQCASCHGESGGGDGVLAAQLKPAPTDFSDKERALNRSLLGLYDAISRGIDETAMQAFDQLSEQERWSLAFHVGSLAFQSGSPVAGEASNVTLQQLVNHTPAQLAADLPEVTLQTVQGLRANPKPLFEVSDDPLKITRDQLLLAQAAHQRGDYQVAQTLAVSAYLDGFELIENSLDAQDKALRRSLEVDMMAMRQLMKQPQAAGEVEGAVSQILIQLDDADRLLSESTLSNVTLFSASLFILLREGLEALLVVIAMVTVLVRTGRKDGLRYVHLGWVAALLAGVATWAAAQSLISISGASREVMEGVAALLAVLVLLYVGIWMHSKTHAAQWQAYIQQHINTHLTSGTLWGLALLAFIVVYREVFETVLFYQALLTQTASTQYPSVIGGFSLGVAFLLLLAWVLARYSVKLPIAKFFSITTYLLLALAFILMGKAVSALQEAALLGITPLPVSFEIDWVGVKSNWQGILAQLSVLLIFMMVTGSRKKASCPTSRTGDFKNPGIAPSKPD, from the coding sequence GTGAATGACAGCTTCACCCAGGTGCGTCAGTTGGCACAGCTGGCCGAATATATTGCTGTGGATTACGTGGAAGCCGTTAGGGACGGGCAGGTGATCAATGGTGATGAGTATCAGGAAATGCTCGAATTTTCCCAACTTATCGTGACTAAGGTTTCCGCGATTCAAAATGAACAGACTAGGGGTGCCGAGCTGGCGACCCAGGCAAATGCATTACAGGACGCCATTCAAAAGAAACAAGATACCGAGACGATTCGGCAAATGAGCAGCAGCCTGCGAGGCACTTTGTTGGCTCTGATGCCACAGTCGGCTCTGCCGGATCGGCTTTTGCCTAAAACGAGTATCAAACAGTTGTTTGAGAATCAGTGCGCCTCTTGTCATGGTGAGTCCGGTGGCGGCGATGGTGTGCTGGCAGCGCAATTAAAGCCAGCCCCAACCGATTTCTCTGACAAAGAACGTGCCCTGAACCGATCACTGTTGGGCCTGTACGATGCCATCTCTCGTGGTATAGATGAAACCGCGATGCAGGCTTTTGACCAATTGTCAGAACAGGAGCGTTGGTCTCTGGCCTTCCACGTTGGCAGCTTGGCATTTCAATCCGGCTCGCCTGTGGCGGGTGAGGCATCCAATGTCACTTTGCAGCAATTGGTCAACCATACCCCGGCGCAACTGGCCGCCGATCTCCCCGAGGTCACTCTGCAGACGGTGCAAGGCTTGCGAGCCAATCCGAAACCGCTATTCGAAGTATCAGACGATCCCCTTAAAATCACCCGTGACCAGTTGCTGCTTGCACAAGCGGCGCATCAGCGAGGCGATTACCAGGTCGCACAGACATTGGCGGTCAGCGCCTATCTGGATGGTTTTGAGTTGATCGAGAACAGTTTGGACGCGCAGGATAAAGCACTGCGACGGTCCCTGGAGGTCGATATGATGGCTATGCGGCAACTGATGAAACAGCCGCAAGCCGCGGGCGAGGTAGAAGGAGCTGTGAGCCAGATACTGATACAGCTGGATGATGCGGATCGATTGTTATCCGAGTCCACGCTGTCCAATGTCACACTGTTTAGCGCCAGTCTGTTTATCCTGTTAAGGGAGGGGCTTGAAGCGTTACTGGTGGTTATTGCCATGGTCACCGTGTTAGTGCGAACCGGGCGCAAGGATGGGCTTCGCTATGTGCATTTGGGCTGGGTTGCGGCATTGCTGGCCGGCGTTGCCACCTGGGCGGCGGCACAGTCACTGATCAGTATCAGCGGCGCCAGCCGGGAAGTTATGGAGGGTGTAGCGGCGCTGTTGGCGGTGTTGGTGTTACTCTACGTCGGTATCTGGATGCACAGTAAAACCCATGCAGCGCAGTGGCAGGCCTATATCCAGCAGCATATCAATACTCACCTGACGTCGGGGACACTGTGGGGCCTGGCGTTACTCGCATTTATCGTGGTGTATCGCGAAGTGTTTGAAACTGTGTTGTTTTATCAGGCGTTGCTGACACAGACGGCATCCACTCAATACCCATCTGTTATCGGCGGCTTCTCCCTCGGTGTTGCTTTTCTGCTGTTACTGGCCTGGGTATTGGCCCGTTATTCGGTAAAACTGCCTATTGCCAAATTCTTTTCCATTACCACCTATCTGTTACTGGCTCTGGCGTTTATTTTGATGGGCAAGGCGGTGTCGGCACTGCAGGAAGCAGCTCTCCTTGGTATTACCCCATTACCTGTCAGTTTCGAAATCGACTGGGTTGGTGTCAAGTCCAACTGGCAGGGAATACTTGCGCAACTTTCAGTCTTACTGATTTTTATGATGGTGACAGGGTCGAGAAAGAAAGCTTCCTGCCCGACATCCCGTACAGGCGATTTTAAAAATCCAGGTATTGCCCCTTCGAAGCCGGACTAA